A region of Candidatus Dependentiae bacterium DNA encodes the following proteins:
- the rplO gene encoding 50S ribosomal protein L15, with amino-acid sequence MQLNNLSPLVKKRKRVGRGGKLGGTSGKGHKGQKARSGGYVRIGFEGGQMPLFRRLPKRGFNNFNFKDNFVIVNLEQIENGFDAGAIVNKEALVEKGIIKAHKGKKGLMLKVLGHGELSKKLTI; translated from the coding sequence TTGCAGCTTAATAATTTAAGTCCATTAGTTAAAAAAAGAAAAAGAGTTGGCCGTGGTGGTAAACTTGGTGGCACTTCTGGTAAGGGTCACAAAGGTCAAAAAGCACGTTCAGGTGGTTATGTTAGAATCGGATTTGAAGGTGGCCAAATGCCACTTTTCAGACGTTTGCCAAAACGTGGTTTTAACAATTTCAATTTCAAAGACAACTTTGTCATTGTTAATCTAGAACAAATTGAAAATGGTTTTGATGCTGGTGCCATAGTAAATAAAGAAGCTTTGGTAGAAAAAGGTATCATTAAAGCTCACAAGGGCAAAAAAGGTTTGATGTTGAAAGTTTTGGGGCATGGGGAACTTTCTAAGAAATTAACAATTC